The proteins below come from a single Agrococcus beijingensis genomic window:
- a CDS encoding heme o synthase — protein sequence MSNATSSGVTTPATTDDRQRSTLAVKAAAYVALTKPRVIELLLVTSLPVMFLAADGVPPLGALVATLVGGFLSAGSANAFNMVFDRDIDRVMHRTQQRPLVTGTLSVTEARVFAWSMAVVSTLVLGFFANWLAASLAVAAIAFYVLIYTMLLKRRTEQNIVWGGIAGCFPVVIGWAGVTGSLDWPAWILFALVFLWTPAHYWPLSMKYRADYEAAEVPMLSVVRGRSMVGIQVILYAWASLACTLLLIPVAGMGWLYTGVAVIAGAWFVGEAHGLYSRAIKGAVEVRAMRVFHASNTYLTLIFLAVGVDPLLPF from the coding sequence ATGTCGAACGCGACCTCGTCCGGCGTCACGACGCCCGCGACGACGGACGATCGGCAGCGATCGACCCTCGCGGTCAAGGCCGCCGCCTACGTGGCGCTCACCAAGCCGCGGGTGATCGAGCTGCTGCTCGTGACCTCGCTGCCGGTGATGTTCCTGGCGGCGGATGGGGTGCCGCCGCTGGGCGCGCTCGTCGCGACCCTGGTGGGCGGGTTCCTCAGCGCCGGCAGCGCCAACGCGTTCAACATGGTCTTCGACCGCGACATCGACCGCGTGATGCACCGCACCCAGCAGCGGCCGCTCGTGACGGGCACGCTCTCGGTCACCGAGGCGCGGGTGTTCGCCTGGTCGATGGCGGTCGTGTCGACGCTCGTGCTGGGCTTCTTCGCGAACTGGCTGGCGGCGTCGCTGGCGGTCGCGGCGATCGCGTTCTACGTGCTGATCTACACGATGCTGCTGAAGCGCCGCACCGAGCAGAACATCGTCTGGGGCGGCATCGCGGGCTGCTTCCCGGTGGTCATCGGCTGGGCAGGCGTGACCGGCTCGCTCGACTGGCCGGCCTGGATCCTCTTCGCGCTCGTCTTCCTCTGGACCCCTGCGCACTACTGGCCGCTGTCGATGAAGTACCGCGCCGACTACGAGGCGGCAGAGGTGCCGATGCTCTCGGTCGTCCGGGGCCGCTCGATGGTGGGCATCCAGGTCATCCTCTACGCGTGGGCCTCGCTCGCCTGCACGCTGCTGCTGATCCCGGTCGCCGGCATGGGCTGGCTCTACACGGGCGTCGCGGTCATCGCCGGCGCCTGGTTCGTGGGGGAGGCCCACGGCCTCTACAGCCGGGCCATCAAGGGCGCTGTCGAGGTGCGCGCGATGCGCGTCTTCCACGCCTCGAACACCTACCTGACGCTCATCTTCCTCGCGGTCGGCGTCGACCCGCTGCTGCCCTTCTAG
- a CDS encoding Ppx/GppA phosphatase family protein, with protein MTVERPLDGAIGDVRHGARLGVLDIGSNTVHLLIVDVRLGGRPVPSRSHKLTLRLMRYLQEDGSISDEGVQALLSAIGECAAIARSERLDDFVVMATSALREAANGEQVVARIEREADVSLDILSGADEARLTFLAVRRWFGWAAGRMLLLDIGGGSLEIAIGDDEEPAMALSVPLGAGRSTVGFFKADPPSAADQRALRLYAKGVLDDAVAQVKPFGRPEHVIGSSKTIRSLARLAGNAMPGVGDADRAVLTRAQLDDWVPRLARMDAGSRAALPGITPDRTFQIVAGGIVLSEAMRAFGVKELDVSPWALREGRLLQMLDRV; from the coding sequence ATGACCGTCGAGCGCCCGCTCGACGGCGCCATCGGCGACGTGCGCCACGGGGCCCGGCTCGGCGTGCTCGACATCGGCTCGAACACCGTGCACCTGCTGATCGTCGACGTGCGCCTCGGCGGCCGCCCGGTGCCGTCGCGCTCGCACAAGCTGACGCTGCGGCTGATGCGCTACCTGCAGGAGGACGGCTCGATCAGCGACGAGGGTGTGCAGGCGCTGCTGAGCGCGATCGGCGAGTGCGCCGCGATCGCCCGCAGCGAGCGGCTCGACGACTTCGTCGTGATGGCGACCAGCGCGCTGCGCGAGGCGGCCAACGGGGAGCAGGTCGTCGCGCGCATCGAGCGCGAGGCCGACGTCTCGCTCGACATCCTCTCGGGCGCCGACGAGGCGCGCCTGACGTTCCTCGCCGTGCGCCGCTGGTTCGGCTGGGCCGCCGGCCGCATGCTGCTGCTCGACATCGGCGGCGGCTCGCTCGAGATCGCCATCGGCGACGACGAGGAGCCCGCGATGGCGCTGTCGGTGCCGCTCGGCGCCGGCCGCAGCACCGTCGGCTTCTTCAAGGCCGACCCGCCGTCGGCGGCCGACCAGCGCGCCCTGCGCCTCTACGCCAAGGGCGTGCTCGACGACGCGGTCGCGCAGGTGAAGCCCTTCGGCCGGCCCGAGCACGTGATCGGCTCGTCGAAGACGATCCGGTCGCTCGCCCGGCTCGCCGGCAACGCGATGCCGGGCGTCGGCGACGCCGACCGCGCCGTGCTCACCCGCGCCCAGCTCGACGACTGGGTGCCGCGGCTCGCGCGCATGGATGCCGGCTCGCGCGCGGCGCTGCCGGGCATCACGCCCGACCGCACCTTCCAGATCGTCGCCGGCGGCATCGTGCTGTCGGAGGCGATGCGGGCGTTCGGCGTGAAGGAGCTCGACGTCAGCCCGTGGGCGCTGCGCGAGGGCAGGCTCCTGCAGATGCTCGACCGGGTGTAG
- a CDS encoding COX15/CtaA family protein — protein MLERSRGLAVAAWATLVSQIIIVGTGGAVRLTGSGLGCSEWPNCTPESFTPVPEQGIHGIIEFSNRVWGGIVVAIAVVMLVVAIWRHAGRTIVTLSALVLGLTILQALIGAVVVWMSLRPDTVGIHFYLSVILVAISAVLTWKVVVGPAGPRTAPRWQAMLVHAMTLVLAVVIFVGVLTTGSGPHAGDGGAARNGLDPAVMQHVHAWPGYALLALVLAVVVVAIRRGPRAHLRWSLALLAVIVVQIAVGIVQSNLGLPILLVGIHMLLSVITTAIGAAAVLSLRPPKGADASPERADASVGVGA, from the coding sequence TTGCTCGAGCGCTCGCGCGGCCTGGCGGTCGCGGCATGGGCCACGCTGGTCTCCCAGATCATCATCGTCGGCACCGGCGGCGCCGTCAGGCTCACCGGATCCGGCCTGGGATGCTCCGAGTGGCCCAACTGCACGCCCGAGTCGTTCACGCCCGTGCCGGAGCAGGGCATCCACGGCATCATCGAGTTCTCGAACCGCGTCTGGGGCGGCATCGTGGTCGCCATCGCCGTGGTCATGCTCGTCGTGGCGATCTGGCGGCACGCCGGGCGCACCATCGTGACGCTCTCGGCGCTGGTGCTCGGCCTGACGATCCTGCAGGCGCTCATCGGCGCCGTCGTCGTCTGGATGAGCCTGCGGCCCGACACCGTCGGCATCCACTTCTACCTGTCGGTGATCCTCGTCGCGATCTCGGCGGTGCTCACCTGGAAGGTCGTCGTCGGCCCCGCCGGACCGCGCACCGCCCCGCGCTGGCAGGCGATGCTCGTGCACGCGATGACGCTGGTGCTGGCCGTGGTCATCTTCGTCGGCGTGCTCACCACCGGCTCCGGCCCGCACGCCGGTGACGGCGGCGCTGCGCGCAACGGCCTCGATCCCGCCGTCATGCAGCACGTGCACGCGTGGCCCGGCTACGCCCTGCTCGCGCTCGTGCTCGCCGTCGTCGTCGTCGCGATCCGCCGCGGGCCGCGCGCGCACCTGCGCTGGTCGCTCGCGCTGCTGGCCGTCATCGTGGTGCAGATCGCCGTCGGCATCGTGCAGTCCAACCTCGGCCTGCCGATCCTGCTCGTCGGCATCCACATGCTGCTCTCGGTGATCACCACGGCGATCGGAGCCGCGGCGGTGCTCTCGCTCCGGCCTCCGAAGGGGGCGGATGCGTCCCCAGAGCGGGCGGACGCATCCGTCGGTGTCGGCGCATGA
- the sufB gene encoding Fe-S cluster assembly protein SufB: MSDVLIDRPELEGLGQYEFGWHDSDAAGATAKRGLSEAVVREISALKNESEWMLERRLKGLQLFERKPMPTWGADISGIDFDNIKYFVRSTERQAKSWEDLPEDIRNTYDRLGIPEAERSRLVSGVAAQYESEVVFHSIQEDLEAQGVIFMDTDTALKEHPEFFEEYFGTIIPAGDNKFAALNTAVWSGGSFVYVPKGVHVEIPLQAYFRINTENMGQFERTLIIADEGSYVHYIEGCTAPIYSSDSLHSAVVEIVVKKNARVRYTTIQNWSNNVYNLVTKRAIAEEGATMEWIDGNIGSKVTMKYPSIYLVGERAKGETLSVAFAGPGQHQDAGAKMIHMAPYTTSSIVSKSIARGGGRAGYRGEVRVDANAHHSANSVVCDALLVDTQSRSDTYPAIDIRVDDVVLGHEATVSKVSEEQLFYLMSRGMAETEAMAMIVRGFIEPIARELPMEYALELNKLIEMSMEGSVG, encoded by the coding sequence ATGTCTGACGTCCTGATCGACCGGCCCGAGCTCGAAGGCCTGGGGCAGTACGAGTTCGGCTGGCACGACTCCGATGCCGCCGGGGCGACCGCGAAGCGAGGCCTCAGCGAGGCCGTCGTGCGCGAGATCTCCGCGCTGAAGAACGAGTCCGAGTGGATGCTCGAGCGCCGGCTCAAGGGCCTGCAGCTGTTCGAGCGCAAGCCGATGCCGACGTGGGGTGCCGACATCTCCGGCATCGACTTCGACAACATCAAGTACTTCGTGCGCTCCACCGAGCGCCAGGCGAAGTCCTGGGAGGATCTGCCCGAGGACATCCGCAACACGTACGACCGCCTGGGGATCCCGGAGGCCGAGCGCAGCCGCCTCGTCTCCGGCGTCGCCGCGCAGTACGAGTCCGAGGTGGTGTTCCACTCGATCCAGGAGGATCTGGAGGCCCAGGGCGTCATCTTCATGGACACCGACACGGCGCTCAAGGAGCACCCGGAGTTCTTCGAGGAGTACTTCGGCACGATCATCCCGGCCGGCGACAACAAGTTCGCCGCGCTGAACACGGCGGTGTGGTCGGGCGGCTCGTTCGTCTACGTGCCGAAGGGCGTCCACGTCGAGATCCCGCTGCAGGCCTACTTCCGCATCAACACGGAGAACATGGGCCAGTTCGAGCGCACGCTGATCATCGCCGACGAGGGCTCGTACGTGCACTACATCGAGGGCTGCACGGCCCCGATCTACTCCTCGGACTCGCTGCACTCGGCCGTCGTCGAGATCGTCGTGAAGAAGAACGCCCGCGTGCGCTACACGACCATCCAGAACTGGTCGAACAACGTCTACAACCTGGTCACCAAGCGCGCCATCGCCGAAGAGGGCGCGACCATGGAGTGGATCGACGGCAACATCGGCTCCAAGGTGACGATGAAGTACCCGTCGATCTACCTGGTCGGCGAGCGCGCCAAGGGCGAGACCCTGTCGGTCGCCTTCGCGGGCCCCGGCCAGCACCAGGACGCCGGCGCGAAGATGATCCACATGGCGCCGTACACGACGTCGTCGATCGTCTCGAAGTCGATCGCCCGCGGCGGCGGCCGAGCCGGCTACCGCGGCGAGGTGCGGGTGGATGCGAACGCGCACCACTCCGCCAACAGCGTGGTCTGCGACGCGCTGCTGGTCGACACGCAGTCGCGCTCCGACACCTACCCCGCCATCGACATCCGCGTCGACGACGTGGTCCTCGGCCACGAGGCCACGGTCTCGAAGGTCAGCGAGGAGCAGCTTTTCTACCTGATGTCGCGCGGCATGGCCGAGACCGAGGCGATGGCGATGATCGTGCGCGGCTTCATCGAGCCGATCGCCCGCGAGCTGCCCATGGAGTACGCGCTCGAGCTCAACAAGCTCATCGAGATGAGCATGGAAGGATCCGTCGGCTGA
- the sufD gene encoding Fe-S cluster assembly protein SufD, whose translation MTATETTPAHLSTPAHLSTEARFVPIQTRSERPTSFDPAEFGTPTGREVNWRLSDVKRLAPLFDDEETETGDEPGIAYDLGALEERGLLVESSGHDAAVRGEVFRPEDVVSAMAWKRCANALHIRLPEGRLVEEPIVARLRGTGADRHANAHIVIEAMPGSTGTVVLHHSGSAQYAQNLEIIVRDGARLTVISVQDWDDDAVHASAHQAVVGDGAFLKHMVISFGGAVARVNPSMRLAGHRAEGEMYGLSFADSGQHLESQVFMYHEGTDTRGDVLYKGALQGTGARSVWIGDVLIGNDATGTDSYEKNQNLVLTDGARADSIPNLEIKTGDIAGAGHASATGRFDDEQLFYLESRGIEEEEARRLVVIGFLMEIVQKVGVPEIEERLAEAIEEELRRGAGLAPATKAGA comes from the coding sequence ATGACTGCGACCGAAACCACCCCGGCCCACCTGTCCACCCCGGCGCATCTGTCCACCGAGGCGCGCTTCGTCCCGATCCAGACCCGCTCCGAGCGGCCGACGTCGTTCGACCCGGCCGAGTTCGGCACGCCGACCGGCCGCGAGGTCAACTGGCGGCTCTCCGACGTGAAGCGGCTCGCGCCGCTGTTCGACGACGAGGAGACCGAGACCGGCGACGAGCCCGGCATCGCGTACGACCTCGGCGCGCTCGAGGAGCGCGGCCTGCTGGTCGAGTCGAGCGGCCACGACGCCGCCGTGCGCGGCGAGGTCTTCCGCCCGGAGGACGTCGTGAGCGCCATGGCCTGGAAGCGGTGCGCGAACGCGCTCCACATCCGCCTGCCCGAGGGCAGGCTCGTCGAGGAGCCGATCGTGGCGCGCCTGCGCGGCACCGGCGCCGACCGCCACGCCAACGCGCACATCGTGATCGAGGCGATGCCCGGCTCCACCGGCACCGTCGTGCTGCACCACTCGGGCTCGGCGCAGTACGCGCAGAACCTCGAGATCATCGTCCGCGACGGCGCCCGACTGACCGTCATCTCGGTGCAGGACTGGGACGACGACGCCGTGCACGCATCCGCCCATCAGGCGGTCGTGGGCGATGGCGCGTTCCTCAAGCACATGGTCATCTCGTTCGGCGGTGCCGTCGCGCGGGTGAACCCGTCGATGCGGCTCGCCGGCCACCGCGCCGAGGGCGAGATGTACGGCCTGTCGTTCGCCGACAGCGGCCAGCACCTCGAGAGCCAGGTGTTCATGTACCACGAGGGCACCGACACCCGCGGCGACGTGCTCTACAAGGGCGCGCTGCAGGGCACGGGCGCGCGGTCGGTCTGGATCGGCGACGTGCTGATCGGCAACGACGCGACGGGCACCGACAGCTACGAGAAGAACCAGAACCTCGTGCTCACCGACGGCGCCCGCGCCGACAGCATCCCCAACCTCGAGATCAAGACGGGCGACATCGCCGGTGCAGGCCACGCCTCCGCCACCGGCCGCTTCGACGACGAGCAGCTGTTCTACCTGGAGTCGCGCGGCATCGAGGAGGAGGAGGCTCGTCGCCTCGTCGTCATCGGCTTCCTGATGGAGATCGTCCAGAAGGTCGGCGTGCCCGAGATCGAGGAGCGGCTGGCCGAGGCGATCGAGGAGGAGCTGCGTCGCGGCGCCGGCCTCGCGCCTGCGACGAAGGCTGGCGCATGA
- a CDS encoding non-heme iron oxygenase ferredoxin subunit, whose translation MTAQRACGVDDVAVSSAVKVELDGIAIAIVKDSAGDIHAIGDTCTHGEISLAEGFVEDDSIECWAHGSQFELKTGKPKNLPAYEPVPVFPVTIDGDDVLVDVHNPLTA comes from the coding sequence ATGACGGCGCAGCGCGCCTGCGGGGTCGACGACGTCGCGGTCAGCTCCGCCGTGAAGGTGGAGCTCGACGGCATCGCGATCGCGATCGTCAAGGACTCCGCGGGCGACATCCACGCGATCGGCGACACCTGCACCCACGGCGAGATCTCGCTCGCCGAGGGCTTCGTCGAGGACGACTCGATCGAGTGCTGGGCGCACGGCTCGCAGTTCGAGCTCAAGACGGGCAAGCCGAAGAACCTGCCGGCCTACGAGCCGGTGCCGGTCTTCCCCGTGACCATCGACGGCGACGACGTGCTCGTCGACGTCCACAATCCACTGACGGCGTGA
- the sufC gene encoding Fe-S cluster assembly ATPase SufC, whose product MSVLEIKDLRVSIETEQGNKEILRGVDLTINSDEIHAVMGPNGSGKSTLAYTIAGHPRYTVDGGTITLDGEDVLAMSVDERARAGLFLAMQYPVEIPGVTVSNFLRTAKTAVTGEAPRVRQWIGEVRGAMEKLRMDSSFGERNVNEGFSGGEKKRHEILQMELLRPRFAVLDETDSGLDVDALRVVSEGVNRIKGETGLGVLLITHYTRILRYIKPDHVHVFVNGRIAEQGGPELADRLEEEGYDRYLKAGV is encoded by the coding sequence ATGAGCGTGCTGGAGATCAAGGACCTGCGGGTCTCGATCGAGACCGAGCAGGGCAACAAGGAGATCCTTCGGGGCGTCGACCTGACGATCAACTCCGACGAGATCCACGCGGTGATGGGCCCCAACGGCTCGGGCAAGTCGACGCTGGCGTACACGATCGCCGGGCACCCCCGGTACACGGTCGACGGCGGCACGATCACGCTCGACGGCGAGGACGTGCTGGCGATGAGCGTCGACGAGCGCGCTCGTGCGGGCCTGTTCCTCGCGATGCAGTACCCGGTGGAGATCCCCGGCGTGACGGTGTCGAACTTCCTGCGCACCGCGAAGACCGCGGTGACCGGCGAGGCCCCGCGCGTGCGCCAGTGGATCGGCGAGGTGCGCGGCGCGATGGAGAAGCTGCGCATGGACTCGTCGTTCGGCGAGCGCAACGTGAACGAGGGCTTCTCGGGCGGCGAGAAGAAGCGCCACGAGATCCTCCAGATGGAGCTGCTCCGCCCCCGCTTCGCCGTGCTCGACGAGACCGACTCCGGCCTCGACGTCGACGCGCTGCGCGTCGTCTCCGAGGGCGTCAACCGCATCAAGGGCGAGACCGGCCTGGGTGTGCTGCTGATCACGCACTACACGCGCATCCTGCGCTACATCAAGCCCGACCACGTGCACGTGTTCGTCAACGGCCGGATCGCCGAGCAGGGCGGCCCCGAGCTCGCCGACCGCCTCGAGGAAGAGGGCTACGACCGCTACCTCAAGGCCGGTGTCTGA
- a CDS encoding metal-sulfur cluster assembly factor, which produces MALVEVDAKKFDDITEALKDVVDPELDVNIVDLGLVYDLAWDDEQQALVISMTLTSAGCPLTDVIESEIAEKLDGHVEQFRINWVWMPPWGPERITEDGREMMRALGFTI; this is translated from the coding sequence ATGGCGCTCGTCGAGGTCGATGCCAAGAAGTTCGATGACATCACCGAGGCGCTCAAGGACGTCGTCGACCCCGAGCTCGACGTCAACATCGTCGATCTGGGCCTGGTCTACGACCTCGCGTGGGACGACGAGCAGCAGGCGCTCGTCATCTCGATGACGCTCACGTCGGCCGGCTGCCCGCTCACCGACGTGATCGAGTCGGAGATCGCCGAGAAGCTCGACGGCCACGTCGAGCAGTTCCGCATCAACTGGGTGTGGATGCCGCCGTGGGGCCCGGAGCGCATCACGGAGGACGGCCGCGAGATGATGAGGGCGTTGGGCTTCACGATCTGA
- a CDS encoding tryptophan synthase subunit alpha, whose amino-acid sequence MTEQPARRPAPHPSPRRRASLEVLRAEAGDERSVLVEERLRAGEDPWAFMAELPTVDELVVLLLRAERILPPGAVRPDHDVSDGVLRRIVDDYPALATTVWTMLSAAEPERAWSPRVRRTG is encoded by the coding sequence GTGACCGAGCAGCCCGCGCGACGCCCCGCGCCCCATCCCTCGCCTCGCCGTCGCGCGAGCCTCGAGGTGCTGCGCGCCGAAGCCGGCGACGAGCGCTCCGTGCTGGTCGAGGAGCGGCTGCGCGCGGGCGAGGACCCCTGGGCGTTCATGGCGGAGCTGCCCACCGTCGACGAGCTCGTGGTGCTGCTGCTGCGCGCCGAGCGGATCCTCCCGCCCGGGGCCGTCCGCCCCGACCATGACGTGAGCGACGGCGTGCTCCGGCGTATCGTCGACGACTACCCGGCGCTCGCGACCACGGTCTGGACGATGCTCTCGGCCGCCGAGCCGGAGCGGGCGTGGTCGCCGCGCGTGCGGCGCACGGGCTGA
- the pnuC gene encoding nicotinamide riboside transporter PnuC, which yields MDPIAWLLSLYTATIPVGGGQELLLREVVGNAFGLASAVGGMLRRVWAWPVGIVGNLLLLTVFLGALLDPAHELPALLGQAGRQVMFIAVAVYGWVRWRQARNAQGQIVPRWATWRQRTGLIVVLVVGTVAITPLFRVLGSFEPVWADAWTFVGSLLATYGMARGWTEFWLIWVAVDLVGVPLLLSAGYWATGFMYAFYGAFTLWGFVVWTRARRKPAVETLLPDPRVRPEP from the coding sequence ATGGACCCCATCGCCTGGCTCCTGAGCCTGTACACCGCGACCATCCCGGTCGGCGGCGGCCAGGAGCTGCTGCTGCGCGAGGTCGTCGGCAACGCGTTCGGGCTCGCGAGCGCGGTCGGCGGCATGCTCCGCCGCGTGTGGGCCTGGCCTGTCGGCATCGTCGGCAACCTGCTGCTGCTGACCGTGTTCCTGGGTGCGCTGCTGGATCCGGCGCACGAGCTGCCTGCGCTGCTCGGCCAGGCAGGGCGCCAGGTGATGTTCATCGCGGTCGCGGTCTACGGATGGGTGCGGTGGCGCCAGGCGCGCAACGCCCAGGGGCAGATCGTGCCGCGCTGGGCGACCTGGCGGCAGCGCACCGGCCTGATCGTCGTGCTGGTCGTCGGCACCGTCGCGATCACGCCGCTGTTCCGCGTGCTCGGCTCCTTCGAGCCGGTGTGGGCCGATGCGTGGACGTTCGTGGGCTCGCTGCTGGCGACCTACGGGATGGCCCGCGGCTGGACGGAGTTCTGGCTCATCTGGGTCGCGGTCGACCTCGTGGGCGTGCCGCTGCTGCTGAGCGCCGGGTACTGGGCGACCGGCTTCATGTATGCCTTCTACGGCGCCTTCACGCTCTGGGGCTTCGTCGTCTGGACGCGCGCGCGACGCAAGCCCGCGGTCGAGACGCTGCTGCCCGATCCGCGGGTGCGGCCCGAGCCGTAG
- a CDS encoding DEAD/DEAH box helicase: MTDATPTPDSDLEDERTTFASLGLPPGIMQALDDVGYETPSAIQAETIPLLLAGRDLIGLASTGTGKTAAFALPVLAAIDVSRRSPQALVLAPTRELAVQVCEAFERYAAHLGGVHVLPIYGGQAYGVQLSALRRGVHVVVGTPGRIMDHLAKGTLDLSGLTHVVLDEADEMLRMGFAEDVDQILQATPAEKQVALFSATMPRQIRAISQQHLRNPAEITVRASASSSPSITQRALMVSYAQKLEALTRVLEVEPFEAAIVFTRTRNETETVAERLRARGYAAAAISGDVAQPQREKTIEQLRSGDLDVLVATDVAARGLDVERISHVINYDLPIDTESYVHRIGRTGRAGRTGDAISFVTARERRMLSQIEKATRGTVAIMPMPSAGEVNATRLTRFDDAISAALGETDRIDRFREIVAHYVEHHDVPQEDVAAALAVVAQGDAPLLLDEQADRALQSSRGGDRPDRGDRPARMGDGEAGERRSRRGPSDATTYRLAVGSRKGVEPRQIVGALANEGGLGRDDFGRIQIRWDFTLVELPELDRKQLERLSKTRISGVPIDIRVDSGRAERGERGGRDDRGGRRERDERPPRKPRHDREH; this comes from the coding sequence ATGACCGACGCGACGCCCACCCCAGACTCCGACCTCGAGGACGAGCGCACCACGTTCGCGAGCCTCGGCCTGCCTCCCGGCATCATGCAGGCGCTCGACGACGTCGGCTACGAGACGCCCTCGGCGATCCAGGCGGAGACGATCCCGCTGCTGCTCGCCGGTCGCGACCTGATCGGGCTCGCCTCGACCGGCACCGGCAAGACCGCCGCCTTCGCGCTGCCCGTGCTGGCCGCGATCGACGTCTCGCGGCGCAGCCCGCAGGCGCTGGTGCTCGCCCCCACCCGCGAGCTCGCGGTGCAGGTCTGCGAGGCGTTCGAGCGCTACGCGGCGCACCTCGGCGGCGTGCACGTGCTGCCGATCTACGGCGGTCAGGCCTATGGCGTGCAGCTGTCGGCGCTCCGCCGCGGCGTGCACGTGGTCGTCGGCACGCCGGGCCGCATCATGGATCACCTGGCGAAGGGCACGCTCGACCTGTCGGGCCTCACCCACGTCGTGCTCGACGAGGCCGACGAGATGCTGCGGATGGGCTTCGCCGAGGACGTCGACCAGATCCTGCAGGCGACCCCGGCCGAGAAGCAGGTCGCGCTGTTCTCGGCGACGATGCCCCGGCAGATCCGCGCGATCTCGCAGCAGCACCTGCGCAACCCCGCCGAGATCACCGTGCGCGCCAGCGCCTCGAGCTCGCCCAGCATCACGCAGCGCGCGCTGATGGTCTCCTACGCGCAGAAGCTCGAGGCGCTCACCCGCGTGCTCGAGGTCGAGCCGTTCGAGGCCGCGATCGTCTTCACGCGCACCCGCAACGAGACCGAGACGGTGGCCGAGCGGCTGCGCGCCCGCGGCTACGCCGCCGCGGCGATCTCGGGCGACGTCGCGCAGCCGCAGCGCGAGAAGACGATCGAGCAGCTGCGCTCGGGCGACCTCGACGTGCTGGTCGCGACCGACGTCGCCGCCCGCGGGCTCGACGTCGAGCGCATCAGCCACGTCATCAACTACGACCTGCCGATCGACACCGAGTCCTACGTGCACCGCATCGGCCGCACCGGCCGCGCGGGCCGCACGGGCGACGCGATCAGCTTCGTCACCGCCCGCGAGCGACGGATGCTCAGCCAGATCGAGAAGGCCACCCGCGGCACGGTCGCGATCATGCCGATGCCCAGCGCCGGCGAGGTGAACGCGACCCGCCTGACCCGCTTCGACGACGCGATCTCCGCGGCGCTCGGCGAGACCGACCGGATCGACCGCTTCCGCGAGATCGTCGCCCACTACGTCGAGCACCACGATGTGCCGCAGGAGGACGTCGCGGCAGCGCTCGCCGTGGTGGCGCAGGGCGACGCTCCCCTGCTGCTCGACGAGCAGGCCGATCGCGCGCTGCAGTCCTCGCGGGGCGGCGACCGCCCCGACCGCGGGGACCGCCCGGCGCGCATGGGTGACGGCGAGGCGGGCGAGCGCCGCTCGCGTCGCGGGCCGTCGGATGCGACCACCTACCGGCTCGCGGTCGGCAGCCGGAAGGGCGTCGAGCCTCGGCAGATCGTGGGCGCGCTCGCCAACGAGGGCGGTCTCGGCCGTGACGACTTCGGCCGCATCCAGATCCGCTGGGACTTCACGCTCGTCGAGCTGCCCGAGCTCGACCGCAAGCAGCTCGAGCGGCTCTCGAAGACCCGCATCTCGGGCGTGCCCATCGACATCCGCGTCGACTCCGGTCGAGCGGAGCGGGGCGAGCGCGGCGGCCGCGACGACCGCGGCGGGCGGCGGGAGCGCGACGAGCGTCCGCCGCGCAAGCCGCGGCACGACCGGGAGCACTGA
- a CDS encoding biotin transporter BioY — MTAAIALPRRTVLADALVGQRTLVKDLVLVSVGVGVVAGLAQLEIPMWPVPITGQTLGVMLVAATLGFRRGVAAMASYLLLGLAGLPIFAGFTGSIAAVGKPSFGFIIGFVATAAVVGWLAERRWDRRPLLAIALFGLASLIPFAFGIPYMAAMLAALGSPVTLLGALELGLLPFIVGGIVKWAIAAAAMPAAWAAVRRIDRAAA, encoded by the coding sequence ATGACTGCAGCCATCGCCCTCCCGCGCCGCACCGTCCTCGCCGATGCCCTCGTCGGTCAGCGCACGCTCGTGAAGGATCTCGTCCTGGTCTCCGTCGGCGTCGGCGTCGTCGCCGGGCTCGCCCAGCTCGAGATCCCGATGTGGCCCGTGCCGATCACCGGTCAGACGCTGGGCGTGATGCTCGTCGCCGCTACGCTCGGCTTTCGCCGCGGCGTCGCCGCGATGGCGTCGTACCTCCTGCTCGGCCTCGCCGGCCTGCCGATCTTCGCCGGCTTCACCGGCAGCATCGCCGCCGTCGGCAAGCCCAGCTTCGGCTTCATCATCGGCTTCGTCGCCACCGCGGCGGTCGTCGGCTGGCTCGCGGAGCGCCGCTGGGACCGCCGTCCGCTGCTCGCGATCGCGCTGTTCGGGCTCGCGAGCCTCATCCCCTTCGCGTTCGGCATCCCCTACATGGCCGCCATGCTGGCCGCGCTCGGCTCCCCCGTCACGCTGCTGGGCGCGCTCGAGCTGGGCCTGCTGCCGTTCATCGTCGGCGGCATCGTGAAGTGGGCGATCGCCGCCGCCGCGATGCCCGCCGCCTGGGCCGCCGTGCGCAGGATCGACCGCGCTGCCGCCTGA